The Flavobacterium sp. M31R6 nucleotide sequence TCCAAACTTAGTAATCCGGGAATCATTGAGTTTGGCAAAAACAGCTCCTGATTTTTCGGCGTTTTTCACCATTGTGCGGAATTTAATAATTTTAAAAACAACACCGTCTTTTCCAACTCTTTTTTGGGTATAAAATAATTTTCCATTGTTCCAAAAAACATTGCATATCAATATAAAAGGAACTAAAACCAAACCGATTCCTAAACCGATCAATGAAAAAACAACCTCAAATATTCTGATAAAATACAAGTATAATTTATTCTGATTACTGCGGCTGAAAGGAAAAAAACGATAGAAATCCCGCGAAATATATTGAACCGGAATACGTTGTGTTTTACTTTCATATACATGCGTATATTCTCTAATACTCTTGCCCGATTCTAGTAAACGAAGTAATTGTTGGTATAAATCTGCCGTAATTCCGTCCGTTTGTTGAGAAGCTATCACTATTTCCGATATCCCATTTTCGACAACAAATAAATATAAATCTTCACTTTTTATGTGTTTTACGTACTGATATTCAAATTTATTTTTTGAATGATAATCGGAATTTACATATCCAATTATTTTATAATGAGGATCGACACTCTCCAATCCCAGGACAAGTTCTTGCACCTGCTCACTATCACATATCAAAACTGCATTTTGAACAAATCTGTTGGATGCTAAAAACCGAACATAAATCATTCTCCATGTATAGAGTGACACAAAGACAGTTATATAAAAAACCAATAATTGCCAACGATTTTTGGGCAATTGTGGTGAAAAAACAGGAGTCAATAAATAAAATATTACTGTAGTGGAAGTCGTTAGAATCGTGCTTCGTAACACTTGAAAGTGATTACTGGCTACTTGAAGATTATACATTTCAAAAATAGCTCCAAACATATTAATATAAAGGGCCAAAACAATAGCCCAATAGATAACAATAGTAGAAAATTTAAAATAATTGAAGCTAAAAACAAGACCTACAAAATACAAACCAAATAATACAAAAACCACATCAAAAACCCGTAAAAGAATTTTACGCTCGGAAATTTCGAAGTGTATACTTTTTTGATTATCCATTGATTTCAAAATTGGATTACGTTGCAAGTTACTTATTATATAAAAATTAAACCCTCTTTATTTTAAAATAGTGACCCACTTAAGCTTAATAATCTGCCAATCAAACTCTTCTGACTTCCTCCTTGCATTAGCAGTAATTTCACCAAACAAATCAGTGTCTTTAATTAATCTATCGATTTCCTCAACCATTTTTTCGACATCATTATCTGGTATTAACAAACCCTCTTTTTGATTCTCAATCAAAAATGGAATACCACCAACATTGGTAGAAACTATGGCTAAACCCAAGGACATTGCTTCAATCAAGCTCACAGGCATGTTGTCAAAATGGGTCGTATTTATGAAAATATCATACTCTTTAGACTTATTTATCCAATCCTGTTTGGATAATTTTCCCATAAAAAGTATATCTAATTTTAAATCTTTGGCTTTCAGTTTGGCGTCTAATAAACTCCCATCTTTTTCAGGACCAACCATGCAAAGCGTTGCTTCAGGATATTTCTTTTTTATGGCAGCAAATACTTCAACTGCCATCATGGGATTGTATATTTTTGCGAAAGAACGCACCCACAATAGATTGGGTTTCGCTTTTTCACGTTCCAAAAAAGGATAGTTTTCAAGTTCAATAGCATTCGGAATGTATATAACATTTTCATAACCTTCTGCTCTGAAGTGTTTTATTAAAAAAAGAGAAGGTGACACATTCTGGAAAGAATATTTGAAAATCATTTGGCTAATTTTCGGGTTATTCTTCAATCTAAAAGCTAAATTCCCTCCGTGTAAAATTGGAATGTATTTTAGTCTCAAAAATCGACACAACTGAGAAGTGGCAAGTGCATACCAAAAATTAGTCGTACTATAAGTGTCTATCAGTACATAATCTGCATTTCGATATTGAAACACACTCCATACCATAGCTATGAATCTTAAGACCTTATTTTTCAAAGAAGAACTATATGATACGGTAAAACCTTCTTGCTCCAAAAGCGGACCAAGAATTTCGATGGTAGTTGGGGTAACACCATGCTTGGATAAGTTATTACCTATGTACAGTAGTTTTCTCAACAGTATAAACTTTTAACAATGAAAGTGCATAAACAAAAGCAGGAGCAGCAAGTCGCATAGCGGCATGATTGATGGTCAACAGCCAAAAAACTAAAAAGGAGAGTGCAAATATATTTTGGCGATTGTTTACAAATAAGAACAATGGAGTAAAAAATAAAAGCATTAAATCAATCAGACCAAGAGAACCGTGTTCCGCCAACATTCTGGTAATTTCATTATGGGAAGCCGCTACAATTCCAGTTTCCTTTTCCCGAATTTCTTTATTTCTTCCAACACCAACCCCTAAAATAGGATTATCCACAAACATTTGCAATTCAGAAGCAATAAGAGTTTCTCTTCCAGACAATTGGCTTTTTTTCTCTCTTCCTCTGGCATCTTGATTCGCATAGCGTTTATTAATCAATCCACCAGTTTGTATGGAACTGTATCCCCAAACCCCCATTCCAGCCAAAAAAGACAGTATAATAATCAATCCTATTTTAGGTTTCGTATTAAAATTAGCCTGAAAATACATTACTATCAAAAGTAGAAAAATCATCACAACTGCCGTCAATACACCTCCTCTTGAAAAAGTTACTATTCCTCTAAAAGCAAAAACCAAAACAAATCCAGCATTTATCGATTGTAAGATTCTGCTTTTAGAATTCAATAACAATTGGACAAAAAAAACAAAAATCCCTAAGCCTAGTATAGTTGATACTTGATTGGGCCCAAATCCACCTGATGTTTCAAAACTGGATTGCGTTCCTGTAACCACATCCCTCACACTGGGAGTGTACAAATACAAGTAAACAACTATTGCAACCAAAGGCAACGAGAATGCTGTAATCACTCCTTTTAATCGATCAAAGGTGATTTTTCTTTGGTAACAATATATGGAAGAAATTCCCAAACAAACGGGTCCAGAAATATTAAATGCAATAGCCTTTCGAATATCTGTTTCAAAATTTAAGGTAATAGCAGATAAAATAATCCCTGGAATC carries:
- a CDS encoding exopolysaccharide biosynthesis polyprenyl glycosylphosphotransferase, with the protein product MDNQKSIHFEISERKILLRVFDVVFVLFGLYFVGLVFSFNYFKFSTIVIYWAIVLALYINMFGAIFEMYNLQVASNHFQVLRSTILTTSTTVIFYLLTPVFSPQLPKNRWQLLVFYITVFVSLYTWRMIYVRFLASNRFVQNAVLICDSEQVQELVLGLESVDPHYKIIGYVNSDYHSKNKFEYQYVKHIKSEDLYLFVVENGISEIVIASQQTDGITADLYQQLLRLLESGKSIREYTHVYESKTQRIPVQYISRDFYRFFPFSRSNQNKLYLYFIRIFEVVFSLIGLGIGLVLVPFILICNVFWNNGKLFYTQKRVGKDGVVFKIIKFRTMVKNAEKSGAVFAKLNDSRITKFGKFLRKTRIDEFPQFINILKGDMAVIGPRPERPVFVKEIAQMMPFYETRHIIKPGLTGWAQVNYSYGENLEDSLIKLQYDLYYIKHRSIYLDLSIAFKTISTVLFYRGQ
- a CDS encoding glycosyltransferase family 4 protein, which codes for MRKLLYIGNNLSKHGVTPTTIEILGPLLEQEGFTVSYSSSLKNKVLRFIAMVWSVFQYRNADYVLIDTYSTTNFWYALATSQLCRFLRLKYIPILHGGNLAFRLKNNPKISQMIFKYSFQNVSPSLFLIKHFRAEGYENVIYIPNAIELENYPFLEREKAKPNLLWVRSFAKIYNPMMAVEVFAAIKKKYPEATLCMVGPEKDGSLLDAKLKAKDLKLDILFMGKLSKQDWINKSKEYDIFINTTHFDNMPVSLIEAMSLGLAIVSTNVGGIPFLIENQKEGLLIPDNDVEKMVEEIDRLIKDTDLFGEITANARRKSEEFDWQIIKLKWVTILK
- a CDS encoding O-antigen ligase — translated: MKKEELSYIYLLLSHAFLGGLIFVLPFISKIYTLVIFVFGIYYIVKNRNKNNEALVISAYVISVEVLLRMTDGMLLNEFGKYSILIFMFLGMIYSGFSNKALIYWLFLVLLIPGIILSAITLNFETDIRKAIAFNISGPVCLGISSIYCYQRKITFDRLKGVITAFSLPLVAIVVYLYLYTPSVRDVVTGTQSSFETSGGFGPNQVSTILGLGIFVFFVQLLLNSKSRILQSINAGFVLVFAFRGIVTFSRGGVLTAVVMIFLLLIVMYFQANFNTKPKIGLIIILSFLAGMGVWGYSSIQTGGLINKRYANQDARGREKKSQLSGRETLIASELQMFVDNPILGVGVGRNKEIREKETGIVAASHNEITRMLAEHGSLGLIDLMLLFFTPLFLFVNNRQNIFALSFLVFWLLTINHAAMRLAAPAFVYALSLLKVYTVEKTTVHR